In Deltaproteobacteria bacterium, a single window of DNA contains:
- a CDS encoding HAD-IIB family hydrolase, whose amino-acid sequence MRYLALATDYDGTLAEQGTVRPQSIAAVERLRKSGRRAVLVTGRELQDLQTVFDRFDLFDLVV is encoded by the coding sequence GTGCGTTACCTGGCTCTGGCCACCGATTACGACGGCACGCTGGCCGAGCAAGGGACGGTGCGGCCGCAATCGATCGCGGCGGTGGAGCGCCTCCGAAAGAGCGGGCGCCGTGCCGTGCTCGTGACGGGACGCGAGCTCCAGGACCTGCAAACGGTGTTCGATCGATTCGATCTCTTCGACCTGGTGGTC